The stretch of DNA TTGCGTTATGTCTAACTTTCGCCCGATTAGCCTTTGTAGGGTGGTTTACAAAATTATCTCAAAGGTGCTGGCTAACCGTCTTAAGGAGAACCTTCATTTATGTATCAGCCATTACCAGAGCGCTTTTGTCCCCAATCGGATGATCCATGATAGTGTTGTAGTGGCCCACGAGTTGGTTCACAACCTGCATAACTCGAATAAATGGTCAAACAAGGGGTGTGTGGTTAAGCTCGATATGAGCAAAGCCTACGATATGGTGGATTGGCTTTTCCTTAAAAATGTTATGCTGAAGATGGGGTTTGCTCATGAGTGGGTGAATATTATTATGGACTGCGTTAGTACTGTTCGGTATAGAGTAAAATGTAACAGGACTCTTTCCGAGCTTATTACCCCTAAAAGGGGTCTTAGACAAGGGGATCCCCTTTCCCCTTACCTTTTTCTCTTTTGCATGGATGCTTTGTCTCGCATGCTTACCCATGCTCAAGAGACAAAAAGCATCAAAGGCCTTAGGGCTAGTAAGAATGGCCCGAGTATTAATCATTTGTTTTTTGCTGATGATGCTTTATTGTTTGTTAGGAACTCGTAGCATGAAGCAAAGTCAGTCATGAGGATCCTGGATACTTTCGAAAAAAGTTTTGAGCAAAGCATCAACTTTGACAAGTCGATGATTTTCTTCAATCCTAACACTCCGGACGTGAAACGCACAACCCTTAGCAGATTGCTGAAAATGAAGGTGGTGGATAACATTGATGGGTACCTTGGTCTGCCTATCCCGGTGGGTAAGAAGAAGTTGGTGGTCTTTCAGAACATCATTGATCGTGTTGCCAATAGGATCAACAGCTGGTCTAAGAGACTGTTATAATGGTGGAAAAGAGATCTTCATCAAAgccatcattcagtccatcccgACCTATGCTTTCTTGGTGTTCTTTATCCCGAATGGTGTTATTGATAAGATTCAGTCCCTGCTCCGTAGGGTGTGGTGGGGGGGTAAAGATAAGAACAGGGGTTAGAATATGCTGGCCTGGGATAGGTTGTGCCTCCCGAAGGGCATGAAAGGCCTGGGATTTAGAGACTTAAGGCGTTTTAATGTTGCTTTATGTGGCGCCTAATGAGCTATAAAGACATGCTTTACTACAAAGTTTTGAAGGCTAAGTACTTCCCTGATGGTGACATCTTCCACTCTAAGCGAGTCGTCAGTCCGTCCTTCACTTGGCAGAGTATTCAAAAGGCGGCCACGTGGCTTCAAGAGGGTTTCGGGTGGAGGGTTGAGAACGGCTGCAAGATTGATATCTGGAATGATAACTGGGGTTTTGAAGGCTTATCCGGTAAGTCCATCTGTATTGATAGAAGGCTGGTTCAGTAAAACAAGGTTTGTGATCTTTTGAACGGTAATAAAGATGGGTAGAATACTTGCAGGGTTAAGTTGATTTTCGGGGAGATTATGGGGGACTATATAAGTAAAATTCCCTTTCTTCCTAATGGCTCGGATGACCTTCGTATATGGTTTCATAACCCCCAGGGCTCTTATTCCACCAAGTCTGCTTACTCTTGGCTAACGTTGAAGAAAGTGGGCTATGGCCCCCATCGCTTCTTCTGGAACCTCACTTGGAAATTGCAAACCTTGccaaaaattaagattttttgtTAGCGTTTAGGGCACGACATTTTGCCAACTTACGAGAATATATCTAGAATTCGGAGGGACTTCAACAACTTGTGCCCGAGATGCGGTATTGAGAGGGAAACCCTCATCCATGCTTTGAGAGATTGTCCTAGCGCTAGGTCTGTGTTGCGGTATGGGGGTTTGAATCAGAAGCTGCTCCAGGGCACCTATGATCGGTGCGTGGACTAGATCGAGGATGCTGCCCGAGTGATGGATAAGAAGGCTATGTCGGATTTTATTGCTACCCTATGGAATATTTGGAATGGTAGAAACAGTAAAGTGTTTCGTAACGTGGAGGAGGATGCCAAGGTGATTTGGGACAAGGCTGCGGCTTTGAATAAGGATTTCCATATTTTTAATCTGTTGGATAGGCCGATGATCCCTAAGCCCATTGTGGAAAGAGTCTGGCAGAAGCCTGAGGCAGGGTTTATCAAGATCAACTTTGATGCTACTATTCAGGAGAGCTTGGTGTTTTATGGTCTGGTGGCAAGGGATGCTGATGGTTTCGTTTACGGGGGGCATGTGGGCATGATTGACAAAGTTTCGAGTATTGAGTGGGCGGAGATGTATGCCTTGGATGAGAGTATCAAGTACGCTCGGTCTAAAAACTGGAAGTATGTGTCGGTGGAGTCTGATTGTGCAAGCATTGTTAATCGTTTCAATAGCAGAAAGGAGGACTTGACGTTGATAGGCCACCAGGTGAAAGAGATTCGTAAGCACACTGctggtttcaatttttttaaggcTAATTGGGCCCCTCGGTGTTGTAACAAAGTAGCTGATGCTCTTTGTAAATGGGCTTTTATTAACAAGAGTTGTATGGATTTTAACATGGATTTTCCGACGGAGATCCATGATCTTGTTTTAAAGGATGCGATCAATTAAAGTTTTAACCTTCgggtttttttcaaaaaaataataaatatgtaataaatCTGTCTGAAATTGGACATGCTTAATGGACCATCAATGACATGAATTAAATATGTAATGACTTAAATATGCAGCATGCTAAGACAAAATAATGACCGAatgataatgataaaattataaacaaatcaatcaGACATGTAATTAAGCTGTAGAAACTTAAAACAAAGCTAATTAAACCGAAATAATCAAGAATGTTTGAAACTTATTCAACAGCTAGTTTAGCTAGCTAAATGGCAAATCAGCTTGAAGTAAAGTGCAAAGGATCTAGACGAGCAATCCCAAGCTCGATCGGtggaagcctttttccaaatctGTCCACCAAAGCCGAATTTGCTTCTTTGAATGCTTGGATCGAGCTCGATTAATTGGACTAATTTGTAGCTTGATTGGATCTCGATTGAAGTTAGCTGAGTCCCTGGGTGGGTTCGTATCAACaagttattatttactatcataatagaTTAGCCCAATTTAATAGTGATCTAATTTGATTAAGGTTtatcgaattttaattattaaataaagtatgagtcaaatatatgtaaatattctaataactaatttctaattaatgatgggttgattagaaattaggattaatatgcaaaagttatatattagggcTATGCTTCCCAAATTACACATCAGATAACTTTACTAATATTTCATATTTAGTTTCTctaaatttcttgtgtgctaatttggattTCAAGAAATCAATGAACTTAGGTACGCTTCCATATCTAGTTTTGTTTTAAGTGATTTGACATAACAGATCCTGATTTATAGTTTTAAGTTTATATTAGATCTTGTTTTTACAGTTCTAACAATTGAGAATTAATgtttttagattaatttgttCTTAGGAGTATTtggaattatgttaaaatttttagttttgattaGTTATGAATTAAGTTTTTAAAGTTTTCTTAATAATTTAGATTGAATATATAACATGAGATTGTTGATTGGGCAATTGCATGATTGGAATGTAATTCTTGATTTATAATTCacatcaattttttttccttcattgGTTACTCATAAAATTACTAGAAGTCAGGATATGCATGCGATATATTTAGAATATCATATAGTGTGATATTATAGATTCTTATGatcttttgaaaaatatattatgatattcatattttttattataattttttaatcattaGAACCATGAACTCAAAAGTTCATGGTAGACGGCTATGTtgatttagggtgagtttggatggacgattGAGTGCGGTGTGGCGCATTTACTTACTTTTtttctcacgctacagtatctaatctcaccactaccgctatttttacactaatcgcagATAAACGCActgtccatccaaactcacctttAATGTAAAACAAATATGAATCTTAGAAAAGCACGTGTAAAGTGTCAAAAGTTATAAATGCTTTGTAAGTAGATTATATGGCTATGGGCTCTAAATTAACCCTATTTCTATGGGAATAACAACTTTATATCATGTTTGGTTGAGTGTAATCCCATAACTTTTACTTGTCTATTCGGTAGGCCCAATTTATTACTTTGTTTGGTTGGGGGTATTTGCGAATAGGCCGGTAATGGAAACCGACTGTATTACGGGAAGGCTCGTAATACACATTCCGTCACATGGGTTAAGAATTGCGATTCCATTCAGGATGGAATGAAAATGAAACCATAGCTGGACCAAAATGTCCCCTCTTGCTTTCCCCAATTATTTTCCCAAATTGAAACCTGGGTTGAAATCAACGATATGCATAAGCTCACCCGCTTCAGATTGTTCATCCTGATTAAAGGTAAgttatgttaaaattttcatattattcgttcttcatcttcatctctcTTCAAAAGATTTACTTTTTTTTGAGGATTTTTTGTTTCCCTGAATTTGGCTTAATTTGGGGATGATTTTTTCCCAGATTAACAAAGAAAAGtgaagatttaaaaaataaatttgtttttttttctggaACTTGTTTTCCCCTAACTATTACTCTGCCAACGCTTTTTTAGATGAACCAAAAAATTTgtagaaataaaaagaatttgattttatcaggtctttttctttttgtttccccCAAGTTTTCATTAATTCgacaatgtttttttttctagatttaaaaaaaattcaagatttccagaaaaaaattgatttgttTCAAGACTTATTTCTTGTTTCCCATTGAATTTTACTTATATGTTTCTTGATCTGTAAAATTTTCGCAACTGGCTTGTTGCTTATTTTggaattatattaatttttcattttgcttttattttgcaAGTAAGCAATCTGGAAGTTTACGATTTCTACTAGTTGATTTCCaaacattttaacatttaaacatgcatattgcAGACGTAAAAAACGATTATTTGTAGGTATTTTATCAAGGCTGGATATAAGGTTATCTTTTTATATTGGAGGTGAATTTTACTTTTGTTGATTGTTTATTTGTATGGTTGATTGTTTTTTGTTTGTGTTCAGTGGATATTTGTATTGATTCTGCAACTTGTGTGTGTGTAGGGGAACCTACCAGTCGTATTGCAGGTCTCTTCTTGAGGATCCTTTGCTGGAATGCTTTGTGCTCGTTGATGATTTCAATTTTCAAGGTTTGTGGATTATCTTTCTCTATGTTTTATAATTTGACATTGATCATGACTCGAATGCATTAAATTGGCtttgtataggttattttgtatGATATGAGTTATTGAATTACTTCATTAAAGAACTCTATAAGAGGATGGTGTcataatttaatagaaatgtgCTTCTTTGTTTCATGTTGTTTTCTATATATGTTACGACATTTGATGCTGTTCAACTTGTTTTAGAGGAGTTTGGTCGAAGCATCGgtgaaattttttagaattttgatgTAAATCCTCTTGGTTCTGCATCAATCGCACATGTAttactttttcatttctttacctGGCTTGAAGTTTTATATGAGCATGCTGGGAAGGGTATTGGTTTatgtatttaaacatataaaatcttTGAAGGCTGAGCATTTTCATTAAATAAGCTTCATGCTTGCCAACATACAACAGGATATGACACATTTGCTGTTTTAATGCTACCATAAAGTTTAACAGTTTTGCGGGGTTCTCGGGTTCTGAAAATAGGATAATGCTTACAAGAATCTAGTGGATATACCTTAACATATGTTTGTATCTGAATTAGGTTCATCAAGCAGGATTGAGAGGTGATAAGATCGATGTTGTTGTTAAGGTAAGTCcccttgaaaatgattttaaaaccTCATATGTCTATGTGATTTTGACCATTCAAGCTTATGGCAGGTGCAACATCCGGGAATCCAGGATCTTATGATGAACGACATTCGTAACTTGCAAGCATTTGCACTATACATTCAGAAGAATGATATCAAATTTTATCTGTTTTCCGCTACCAAGGAAATGGAAAAACAGGTATCTGTATTCACACTGATGTTCCTTGCAAAACACATCTATCATTCTTTTATGTATTTTTCAGATTATGTAAATTGACAGTATCGTTCCACTTGGATTtggatttcttttttcttcagcATGTCGTTAATTATTTATCCTTTTTGCTATGTAGAGAATTTGCGATTTATTATACGAGAATAACTTAAAGAACTATGAGTTTTTGAATAACATAAAATGAGAAATGGCTTTTGAGACAAAGGGATTACAGATCTCAGCTCCTTCTGTATTTATGtcgagttttcttcatgtttttgaATAACATAAAGAACTATGAGTTTTTGAATAACATAAGATCAAAGGACTAtgagttttgattttttatttcacatATGAAAAGAACTAATGTtattaaaatttagtaattttcatgtaaaatttgaAGCTTTTTATTTCACCAAAAGATtgctataaataattaatttattaaagagtataccttataattaattgttgtTATCATGTTATTATaaaggataaaataaaatataaaaaaaatgttttctattaaaattgactattaaaataaaatgttatcatAGGATTATCATACCGTATGTTAAACTCATTTTTATATTGGCGATTGTGACCCAAGAGAACAGGTGAGAGGTTAGATTGA from Gossypium hirsutum isolate 1008001.06 chromosome D04, Gossypium_hirsutum_v2.1, whole genome shotgun sequence encodes:
- the LOC107899437 gene encoding uncharacterized protein isoform X2, which translates into the protein MHKLTRFRLFILIKGEPTSRIAGLFLRILCWNALCSLMISIFKVHQAGLRGDKIDVVVKVQHPGIQDLMMNDIRNLQAFALYIQKNDIKFYLFSATKEMEKQVSVFTLMFLAKHIYHSFMYFSDYVN
- the LOC107898219 gene encoding uncharacterized protein; the encoded protein is MDKKAMSDFIATLWNIWNGRNSKVFRNVEEDAKVIWDKAAALNKDFHIFNLLDRPMIPKPIVERVWQKPEAGFIKINFDATIQESLVFYGLVARDADGFVYGGHVGMIDKVSSIEWAEMYALDESIKYARSKNWKYVSVESDCASIVNRFNSRKEDLTLIGHQVKEIRKHTAGFNFFKANWAPRCCNKVADALCKWAFINKSCMDFNMDFPTEIHDLVLKDAIN
- the LOC107899437 gene encoding uncharacterized protein isoform X1; this translates as MHKLTRFRLFILIKGILSRLDIRLSFYIGGEPTSRIAGLFLRILCWNALCSLMISIFKVHQAGLRGDKIDVVVKVQHPGIQDLMMNDIRNLQAFALYIQKNDIKFYLFSATKEMEKQVSVFTLMFLAKHIYHSFMYFSDYVN